In Pochonia chlamydosporia 170 chromosome 3, whole genome shotgun sequence, the following are encoded in one genomic region:
- a CDS encoding zinc finger domain-containing protein (similar to Metarhizium robertsii ARSEF 23 XP_007819576.1) translates to MPCVAVPKADPPSVGKKKKRKVNTLGLTPGVESESEDDEGEEKALTDLIGAETLQISDVASFLAERRKNYPTKARVEAKKAVEVAKKDQDKTAELEKQADKLRKQLRKVEFSIKRKREQGDEGDEMRDPSEGSDDEKPEVMSSRVQTAPPPPPAKKADVSRHCKYYSTGGTCGKKGKCRFVHDPEVREAAIKEREANNGRLTIQQRLILNDKEQEDLTVLQSIQYLRQKGIMTSTGNETDEQEGQEEKGAGPEKSKDNTQADVAPVPATSRSSLLPAAPPSLPPPPVKKESNTPHQSNSQPSSIPSADSASDSGVKHYEGWLLQPYGSANGDKSKTDDLP, encoded by the exons ATGCCGTGcgtggccgtg CCCAAAGCAGACCCACCCTCAgttggaaagaagaagaagcgtaaGGTGAACACTCTCGGCCTAACTCCAGGGGTGGAGTCTGAATCTGAGGATGAcgagggcgaggagaaggCACTCACCGACTTGATTGGTGCTGAAACCCTTCA AATCAGTGATGTTGCGTCATTCCTAGCAGAAAGACGAAAGAATTATCCCACAAAGGCTCGTGTGGAGGCAAAGAAGGCTGTCGAAGTGGCAAAAAAGGACCAAGACAAAACTGCTGAGCTTGAAAAGCAGGCAGACAAGCTACGGAAGCAACTTCGCAAGGTCGAATTCTCCATCAAGCGAAAGCGAGAGCagggagatgaaggagatgaaaTGAGAGATCCATCTGAGGGCTCGGACgacgagaagccagaagtCATGTCTTCTCGTGTACAGaccgcaccaccaccccctCCTGCCAAGAAAGCGGATGTATCTCGCCACTGCAAATATTATTCCACTGGCGGTACATgtgggaagaagggcaagtGCCGCTTCGTTCACGATCCTGAGGTTAGGGAGGCAGCGATCAAGGAACGTGAAGCTAACAACGGCCGCTTAACGATTCAGCAACGGCTGATTCTGAATGACAAGGAACAAGAGGACTTGACAGTTCTTCAGTCCATCCAGTACCTACGGCAGAAGGGTATCATGACGTCTACGGGTAATGAGACGGACgaacaagaaggacaagagGAGAAAGGTGCAGGAccagagaagagcaaggaCAACACCCAAGCGGATGTGGCGCCAGTGCCCGCGACGTCTCGGTCAAGTCTTCTCCCTGCTGCTCCACCGTCTCTACCACCTCCACCGGTGAAGAAAGAATCCAACACGCCGCATCAGAGTAATTCCCAGCCTTCGAGTATCCCTAGTGCTGATAGTGCCAGCGACTCAGGGGTG
- a CDS encoding RNA polymerase III subunit Rpc25 (similar to Metarhizium robertsii ARSEF 23 XP_007819577.2), which translates to MFILTKISDLVQIAPEDFSKHSIVAIEDNINAKYSNKVIQKIGLCICLYDILWSSEGLIGHGTGLVNVNVEFRMVVFRPFKGEVMLGRIRSSTPAGINLRTDFFDDIFIPFEELPQGAEYNHSEQLWIWNIEGDRLFYDNHEMVRFQVIDEEWHDQTPAGPTQAEDAPAKTPYKIKGSMAREGLGACLWWDGA; encoded by the exons ATGTTCATCCTA ACCAAAATCTCAGACTTGGTGCAAATTGCACCCGAAGACTTTTCAAAGCACAGTATAGTCGCTATTGAGGATAACATTAATGCCAAATATTCCAACAAG GTCATTCAAAAGATCGGACTATGCATATGCCTTTACGACATTCTCTGGTCCTCAGAAGGCCTAATAGGTCATGGAACAGGTCTAGTTAACGTAAATG TCGAATTTCGAATGGTGGTCTTCCGTCCATTCAAGGGTGAAGTCATGCTCGGCAGAATACGTAGTTCAACTCCGGCAGGCATCAACTTGAGGACGGATTTCTTTGACGATATCTTCATTCCCTTTGAGGAATTGCCACAGGGTGCAGAATA TAACCACAGTGAGCAGCTCTGGatctggaacattgaaggagaCCGGCTGTTTTACGATAACCACGAAATGGTCCGGTTTCAGGTCATTGATGAGGAGTGGCATGACCAGACACCAGCGGGACCAACGCAAGCGGAGGATGCGCCGGCCAAGACTCCATACAAGATCAAGGGCAGCATGGCTCGTGAGGGCTTGGGCGCATGTCTATGGTGGGACGGCGCTTAA
- a CDS encoding signal peptidase complex component (similar to Metarhizium acridum CQMa 102 XP_007815662.1), protein MATEKISVYNLADLKNTSDDALPNYLNSLKFKQSHFLTDVRLALGYGAFLIAAACFGWDYKFGFENTKYYTAGAVAIYALLNGFLTFWMSMVEKGTVYQGKAPSGEQITIRTNTKKNDPTYYVTVIVEGKTGEPQSIEVSKSFASWFDETGRFVPKPFQEFLATSVPAIGKQDPKKVKSASQDVYGANPDVLDAMLAGAGEGNSTGADAAEKKGKRRKA, encoded by the exons ATGGCTACAGAAAAGATTAGTGTGTACAATCTCGCAG ATCTCAAAAACACCTCCGATGATGCGCTCCCCAACTACCTCAACTCCCTCAAATTCAAGCAATCTCACTTCCTAACCGACGTGCGACTGGCCCTCGGATACGGCGCATTCCTCATCGCAGCCGCCTGTTTCGGATGGGACTACAAATTCGGCTTCGAAAACACGAAATACTACACTGCCGGAGCAGTCGCCATATACGCCCTGCTCAATGGCTTCCTTACCTTTTGGATGTCGATGGTAGAAAAGGGAACTGTCTACCAAGGAAAGGCTCCTTCAGGGGAACAG ATTACAATCCGCACAAATACCAAGAAGAACGACCCGACGTACTACGTAACCGTCATAGTCGAGGGCAAAACCGGCGAACCTCAATCCATTGAGGTCTCAAAATCCTTTGCGTCATGGTTTGACGAGACGGGCCGCTTTGTTCCCAAGCCGTTTCAGGAATTCCTGGCTACGTCTGTGCCGGCTATCGGCAAGCAGGACCCCAAGAAGGTCAAGTCTGCGTCGCAAGATGTGTATGGTGCGAACCCGGACGTTTTagatgccatgttggcggGGGCTGGGGAGGGTAATTCTACgggtgctgatgctgctgagaagaagggcaagcGGAGAAAGGCTTAA
- a CDS encoding DNA repair transcription protein (similar to Colletotrichum gloeosporioides Nara gc5 XP_007281617.1), whose amino-acid sequence MADFRQLALDFVLEDNKTKSVSIAQKAAKEIEASAPTSNPVARWVESVQPWMPGNNDDDLMRDAADTPDWSARSKALEFLSMTLSYLNPDVLKPSQVNLLVTFFGAMFDVDHKAGILPSATALSRIITMKSFHPNSGKDIIQKVCALKDDFPRQLSKTRLAVYELLRSLISNKEVAISLKQRDGDDAAFMKELLHLCQIERDPDCLIIWFDVLRLFLSRFSSSKETLEEVYGAFKAYFPITLPRTAQSGVTPEELKLQLRKCFSSSDSLAYLALPFLIGKLDQGDGVTVNVKVDVLRTIRACLEEYRDSKEAIIPYTNRIWTSLKYEVRNGEIEDTIWATLEVLKTLATRLTGDDLRDYTLTVTRDCVADLATPMYTTAAGRLLVSVLSANPSTFVLMVAPIITHIKENLRHPKSPTHSQDLLKILRIVLETRLLLTGVEMSEQERNDFAAVDGVFKTLYSDVYKSPLELSKKSDASDEDFKLSTEAAQGVGALAGQKEVQSLAPSISDAKLLLPASTCSESCETLFDITTIHWNERARRMGADDLVNESTKALQRIIQAYPEGFQSLISKGSSILRHSVTDFTHDSLDTIQSLGPLLAYVGCSTLSENLTQSLAQYIQTMMAIELELLAAIDQAASPRLWCALIAGIHSAVRYFNDACLERDAKAGAVDGLLSLDTITVKYPQLSSENVSSEADSSSSRPSLSSVSEARSDALLIGLHITGSLYRRTTKTAETGSYLALSDDFKNSEPQHERRYLYLLSELAGFIVHELSESQQASLEVEKYALNLFREEEIKLSESSSWSWLTRGDLSVLSLGVLEAVRPTRIARLYESGVAQQILAEGTAPGDSVTDITSRPVKRSILSVLANKHNIETLDPIMTNVEASLQDSLQKIKSSSSDDFSVANLETSFSIFSLIGGLLRRYSGSKVQPLIQVLRTVPNDARFGYQLARGLEIIVAPQRYLTKENYAVVRLLWLQKVYVELIKPMLEVALGNDASITDPVIKTNYSLAVLLMVKHLNFSIYEQDADKILRIAIAIAQNLGTGSDGMAALQVIKNILVEASEQAQDHIRSLVKICTGFFTNRGQSSSRPDWLPAEYGAVVATLEVQAGCGKIALEIVGGLPRMFEPRYLLAYEPQVQRDLSTACGHRVRELRSTARLARGAWADVK is encoded by the exons ATGGCTGATTTCCGGCAGCTCGCCCTCGACTTCGTTCTCGAGGACAATAAGACGAAATCAGTTAGCATCGCCCAGAAAGCTGCCAAGG AGATCGAAGCATCTGCCCCAACTTCAAATCCAGTTGCGCGATGGGTCGAGTCCGTCCAACCCTGGATGCCCGGCAAcaacgatgatgacttgatGCGGGATGCTGCtgacacaccagactggtctGCGAGATCAAAAG CTTTGGAGTTCTTGTCCATGACGTTGTCTTACCTCAACCCCGATGTCCTCAAACCTAGCCAAG TCAATCTTTTAGTCACCTTCTTCGGAGCCATGTTTGATGTCGACCATAAAGCCGGCATCCTTCCTTCAGCAACCGCATTGTCACGAATCATTACGATGAAGTCGTTCCACCCAAACAGCGGCAAGGATATAATTCAAAAGGTCTGCGCGCTGAAGGACGATTTCCCCAGACAGCTATCGAAGACGCGGCTCGCCGTTTATGAGCTACTGAGGTCTCTGATTTCCAACAAAGAAGTTGCCATATCCTTGAAACAGcgtgatggcgatgatgcagCATTTATGAAGGAGCTTCTGCACCTATGCCAGATCGAGAGGGATCCAGATTGCTTAATAATTTGGTTTGACGTCCTGAGGCTCTTTTTGTCGAGGTTTTCGTCATCAAAAGAAACCTTGGAAGAGGTGTACGGGGCATTCAAGGCATACTTTCCTATCACGTTGCCTCGCACTGCACAGAGTGGTGTGACGCCAGAGGAACTAAAGTTACAGCTCCGGAAGTGCTTTTCGTCAAGCGACAGCCTCGCCTACCTGGCCCTGCCCTTTTTAATTGGCAAACTGGACCAAGGAGACGGCGTTACGGTCAATGTAAAG GTTGATGTCTTGCGAACAATAAGAGCGTGTCTAGAAGAATATCGAGATTCAAAAGAAGCAATTATACCTTACACAAATAGAATATGGACCAGCCTGAAATATGAAGTTAGGAATGGGGAAATCGAGGATACGATTTGGGCGACGCTCGAGGTCCTGAAGACTCTGGCTACGCGATTGACCGGAGACGACCTGCGAGACTACACATTGACAGTCACTAGAGATTGTGTGGCTGATTTGGCAACGCCCATGTATACCACCGCAGCCGGTCGATTGCTTGTTAGTGTACTCAGTGCCAATCCTAGCACCTTTGTTCTTATGGTTGCGCCGATAATCACGCACATCAAGGAGAACTTGCGCCACCCTAAGTCGCCAACTCATAGCCAAGATCTTCTCAAAATTTTGCGAATCGTTTTGGAAACTAGATTGCTCCTCACAGGTGTGGAGATGTCGGAACAAGAGAGGAACGACTTTGCGgcggtggatggtgtctTCAAGACTCTGTATTCTGATGTCTACAAAAGCCCTTTGGAACTGTCGAAGAAATCTGATGCATCAGACGAAGACTTCAAACTCTCGACAGAGGCGGCCCAAGGTGTTGGGGCCCTTGCAGGACAAAAGGAAGTACAATCCTTGGCACCCAGCATCTCAGATGCGAAGTTGCTGCTTCCTGCATCAACATGCTCTGAGAGCTGTGAGACGCTATTTGACATAACTACAATACACTGGAATGAAAGGGCCAGGAGAATGGGTGCTGATGATTTAGTGAACGAATCAACAAAGGCACTACAACGAATCATCCAGGCATATCCAGAAGGATTTCAGTCGTTGATTTCCAAAGGCTCCTCTATTCTTCGACACTCTGTCACCGATTTCACCCACGATTCTCTAGACACCATCCAATCACTTGGTCCCCTGTTGGCATATGTTGGTTGCTCCACGCTCTCGGAAAATTTGACCCAGTCTCTGGCACAATATATCCAAACAATGATGGCTATAGAGCTGGAACTTTTGGCAGCCATTGATCAAGCAGCTAGCCCAAGATTATGGTGTGCCTTGATTGCGGGAATCCACTCAGCTGTGCGATATTTCAACGACGCCTGCTTGGAACGGGACGCAAAGGCTGGTGCAGTGGACGGATTATTATCTCTGGACACCATCACTGTCAAATATCCACAGCTGTCCTCTGAGAATGTTTCAAGCGAGGCCGACTCATCATCTAGTCGGCCTAGTCTAAGTTCTGTCAGTGAAGCTCGAAGCGACGCTTTACTGATTGGCCTGCATATTACCGGCTCGCTATATAGACGGACGACCAAAACAGCTGAAACAGGAAGCTACCTTGCGTTAAGTGACGACTTCAAGAACTCAGAACCCCAACATGAACGCAGGTATCTTTACCTGTTGTCGGAACTTGCTGGCTTCATTGTTCACGAGCTCAGTGAATCTCAACAGGCGTCACTGGAGGTCGAGAAGTACGCCTTGAATCTGTTccgagaagaagagatcAAGCTATCCGAATCCTCATCTTGGAGTTGGCTCACACGCGGGGATTTGAGCGTGCTGTCACTCGGAGTATTGGAGGCCGTCAGACCGACCAGAATAGCCAGACTT TACGAATCTGGCGTAGCGCAGCAAATTTTGGCAGAAGGTACAGCTCCTGGTGACTCCGTTACCGACATCACCTCAAGGCCCGTAAAGAGATCTATCCTTTCCGTCCTCGCGAACAAGCACAATATCGAGACTCTCGACCCCATCATGACAAACGTGGAGGCTAGTTTGCAAGATTCTCTCCAAAAGATCAAgtcaagcagcagcgacgACTTCTCAGTGGCAAACTTGGAAACTAGCTTCTCCATTTTCTCCTTGATTGGCGGGCTCTTAAGGCGATATAGTGGTAGCAAAGTCCAACCGCTGATCCAGGTCTTGCGTACCGTCCCCAACGATGCCCGATTCGGATACCAACTCGCCCGAGGGCTTGAGATCATCGTTGCCCCTCAAAGATATCTCACGAAGGAAAATTATGCCGTGGTCAGACTCCTTTGGTTGCAGAAAGTCTACGTCGAGCTCATCAAACCAATGCTAGAAGTCGCACTAGGCAATGACGCCAGCATCACTGATCCGGTAATCAAGACCAACTACAGCTTGGCAGTGTTACTAATGGTGAAACACCTAAACTTTTCAATCTACGAACAGGACGCAGATAAGATTCTACGCATCGCCATCGCTATTGCGCAGAATCTTGGGACCGGATCAGACGGCATGGCAGCTCTGCAAGTTATTAAGAACATTCTTGTGGAGGCGTCAGAACAAGCGCAAGACCACATCCGTAGTTTGGTCAAGATATGTACGGGTTTCTTCACAAACAGGGGCCAATCTTCAAGTAGGCCTGATTGGTTGCCTGCAGAATATGGAGCCGTAGTTGCGACGTTGGAGGTGCAGGCCGGTTGTGGTAAGATAGCATTGGAAATCGTGGGTGGCCTACCGCGAATGTTTGAGCCTCGATATCTACTGGCGTATGAACCACAAGTTCAGCGCGATTTGTCGACTGCGTGTGGACATCGGGTGCGTGAGTTGAGAAGCACAGCTAGGTTGGCTCGTGGTGCATGGGCGGATGTGAAATAG
- a CDS encoding F1F0 ATP synthase assembly protein Atp11 (similar to Metarhizium acridum CQMa 102 XP_007815660.1), which translates to MASVRIPSLRHLAIHPIRSAARLQSQRRWAQVHDVRFLATKQTPQVVLDKYREKLNQKAKKEGHNSIDDLKSAYADKIDAERKKDAIEYPIPTIPQAPETPVSQPNRGPAPAQKAAKATSVPPSASGKAAIQSLDEIVDVEKIRELPEKELTAVWRLRHANSPHKLCAVIPTASYKAMEEMARQSPQFVLPVPHESQGAEIHFLQWTFDPASNTSTVLFTQLAEFKTRGEFAQPHTTVTHHLDLADDKGLVLMQGQTMEDRGVQPEHAKWLVMCLQRFYGAWESTESELEGARKERADERKKLVQWFGNGDSRFSVEKLLEEAERMG; encoded by the coding sequence ATGGCTTCTGTAAGAATACCAAGCCTTCGCCATTTGGCCATACATCCCATCAGGTCCGCAGCTCGTCTTCAATCCCAGCGCCGATGGGCTCAAGTCCATGATGTCAGATTCCTAGCGACAAAACAAACACCCCAAGTGGTGCTCGACAAGTATCGCGAAAAGCTCAACCAAAAAGCCAAGAAAGAGGGACACAATAGCATCGACGATTTGAAATCCGCGTACGCTGATAAAATCGACGCCGAGCGCAAGAAGGACGCCATCGAATACCCAATCCCTACTATCCCCCAAGCTCCCGAAACCCCTGTTTCGCAGCCGAACCGAGGGCCGGCTCCAGCCCAAAAAGCAGCCAAAGCGACATCCGTGCCTCCTAGCGCAAGTGGAAAAGCTGCTATACAATCATTGGACGAGATTGTCGATGTCGAAAAGATTCGTGAGCTCCCAGAGAAGGAGCTGACAGCAGTTTGGAGGCTGCGCCATGCCAATTCACCTCACAAGCTATGTGCTGTTATTCCAACAGCGTCATATAAGGCTATGGAAGAGATGGCGCGCCAGTCTCCTCAATTCGTTTTACCGGTTCCACATGAGAGCCAAGGTGCCGAAATTCACTTCTTGCAATGGACCTTTGACCCGgcatccaacaccagcacagTTCTCTTCACCCAACTGGCCGAGTTCAAGACACGGGGTGAATTTGCCCAGCCACATACAACCGTGACACATCATCTTGATTTGGCTGATGATAAGGGCCTCGTTCTGATGCAAGGCCAGACAATGGAGGATCGAGGTGTTCAACCAGAGCACGCCAAATGGCTGGTCATGTGCCTTCAGCGATTCTATGGAGCTTGGGAGAGCACAGAGTCGGAGCTTGAAGGTGCGAGGAAAGAGAGGGCAGATGAACGAAAAAAGCTGGTTCAGTGGTTCGGTAACGGCGACTCTAGATTCAGTGTGGAAAAGCTGCTAGAAGAGGCAGAGAGAATGGGATAG